Proteins from a single region of Chanodichthys erythropterus isolate Z2021 chromosome 13, ASM2448905v1, whole genome shotgun sequence:
- the LOC137034933 gene encoding cyclin-O produces MSILSDSGFEEDLHTSPVHQRAAGSTSAWHECDYEESCFIIQRHNELQFLAHNCLARQPQITAEARSKLVSWLIAVHRQLKLSFESCCLAVNIMDRFLITTSVAADCFQLLGVTSLLIATKQVEVYSPRITQLLSLCCNSFSREQLCNLECLVLLRLNFRLAAPTLAFFLDYFTSRLAGFQSGRAISTQDTNTWKEHGAAEMKWKWLACKVCELSLADYTFNKYMPSVIVQCAVKLAKDLLETHSVQSTDNDAGSVKTSESFSFEEYPPLTCENQLLFQQCTDDLKLLVSLNRDAVQDFI; encoded by the exons ATGTCTATATTAAGTGACTCTGGCTTTGAGGAAGACCTTCACACTTCTCCAGTGCACCAGCGGGCGGCGGGTTCAACATCAGCCTGGCATGAGTGCGATTATGAGGAGAGCTGCTTCATCATCCAGAGACACAATGAGCTGCAGTTTCTCGCGCACAACTGCCTCGCGCGGCAACCTCAG ATTACTGCAGAGGCTCGCAGCAAACTGGTCAGCTGGCTCATAGCTGTGCACAGGCAGCTCAAACTGTCTTTTGAATCGTGCTGCTTGGCTGTTAATATCATGGACCGGTTCTTGATCACTACCTCAGTCGCGGCAGACTGCTTCCAGTTACTGGGGGTGACATCTTTACTGATCGCCACAAAACAG GTTGAAGTGTATTCGCCTCGCATCACACAACTTCTGTCGCTTTGCTGCAATTCTTTTTCCAGAGAACAGCTGTGCAATCTCGAATGCCTGGTCCTTCTCAGACTCAATTTTAGACTGGCTGCACCTACCCTTGCTTTCTTTCTGGACTATTTCACCAGTCGCCTTGCTGGATTTCAGAGCGGTAGAGCCATCAGTACTCAGGATACAAACACGTGGAAGGAGCACGGAGCTGCTGAGATGAAGTGGAAATGGCTGGCTTGCAAAGTGTGTGAACTGAGTCTGGCTGACTACACATTCAACAAGTATATGCCTTCTGTGATTGTGCAGTGTGCCGTGAAACTGGCAAAAGATCTGCTGGAGACACATTCAGTGCAGTCCACAGACAATGACGCTGGCTCAGTGAAGACATCGGAGTCATTCAGTTTTGAAGAGTATCCACCATTGACCTGTGAAAATCAGCTGTTGTTTCAGCAATGCACAGACGATCTGAAATTGTTGGTTTCTCTTAATCGAGATGCAGTCCAGGACTTCATATGA